CGGTAAGATTTATTCATATAACTGCAATTGGGATGATGATATCATCTTTGAATCACCTAGAAATGCCATGACTGATAAGGATGCATTTGACCATTATATCAGTAAGGATGGATTTGATTTAAAATATGAAGTAAATGTAATTAATCAATATGATCCTGATTATAAGGCCCATAAAGCTTATTATGATTATTCAGAGGCTTATGAAATACGTTTAGTTTATCGTCCTGATATCTATCCTTATTATATTTCTCCTTTTACTGGAGAACAACTAGATGACAGGGGCCAAGTTTATAAAGGGTCTAAAACCTATGCCTATAATGATATAGCTGATACAAAAGAAAATCGAGAGATACTTATACTTGCGGATATGAATATCGGTTTTGAAGGTGAGAATTTCAATCCTGATAAATTAATTACCGTAAGTGAAATAAATCAACTTTTAGAAAGTCTTGGTTACTATACAAAGGACAGTGAAGATGCCATGGATTCTTCTAAGTTAATTACCAGGGAAGAATTGGCTTATAGTTTTATTAAAAGACTTGGTCTTGAAAATGTGGCTAAATTATCAGAAATATATAAAACCGGCTATTACGATGAAAGCCATATAAGTTCTAAATATCTTGGGGCAGTGGCACTGGCTAAGGGCTTAAAACTGTTTCCAAACCAGGATAGTAATAATTTCTTTCCAAAGAATAATATAAGCAGAAGGGAAGCCGTACAACTGATTATAAACTTTGTTAGCGTAGCTAATGAAAGTAGATAGTAACAATAGTAATAAAGGATAATTAAAAGGGCTGTCTATATAATTTGCTTATAAGCAAATTATTGGGCAGCCCTTGTTATATCTAGATTTAATTTAAATTAAATTAAGCTAATGAGTTAACTTTTTTTGTTAAACGAGACACTTTTCTGGAAGCTGTGTTCCTGTGAATTACGCCTTTGGAACATGCTTTTTCGATTTCAGAAATAGCAAGAGACAGATTTGCCTTAGCAAGCTCCTTATCATTAGCAGCAATAGCAGTCTCGACCTTTTTAATCATGGTCTTTACCTTGGATCTGATAGCCTTATTTCTTTCAGCTCTCTTTGCATTTACTAAAATCCTTTTTTTCGCAGATTTAATGTTAGCCAATATTGCACCTCCAAAATTATAATAATTTTACAACCATAGTTCCAAGGACAACATTGAGAGAGTGGAATGCGAATCTTGGATTGGTGGTATTTACTTTGTTTCATTAAATCCGGACACGGTCGTTATAATGAAAACATACTATTATATAGTAGTATAATGATTTAATAATGTCAATACATATTTTTTAAACTCTTGCAAAAAATATTAGTGTCATTGGAATATTCGGTAAAGAGTATAAAAATTATCATTAATTTGATGGAGGTAAGCAAATGGAGCATAAAATAAGAACGGACCTTGCCCTTGAAGTGAGAGAAAGCTTTCCTGAGGACGATGTTGAAATAAAGGGTGTTATATTAACCGAGGAAATAGATGAAAAAAACAATATCCGAATAACTACTGTTGAAATCAAAGATGATAAAGGGGCTAAGGCTATGCAAAAGCCTATAGGAACATATATAACCATTGAAGCACCTGAGCTAAATAATGCTTCAGATGATTATCATAAACCGGTTTCTGAATTAATAGCTAAATATCTTAGAAAACTTACAGGGGATTTAAGTCATGATGAGGTACTGGTGGTTGGGCTAGGTAACCGTGAAGTGACTCCCGATGCCCTTGGTCCTCAAGTTGTAGACAATCTATTTGTTACAAGGCATCTTATTCGTGAATATGGAGATGAATTTAAAGTAAGAAATAATCTTGGTAGTGTCAGTGCTATCTCTCCCGGTGTAATGGCCCAAACCGGAATGGAAACCATGGAAATAATAAAAGGAATTATTAAAGAAACCAAACCTAGACTGATTATTGTAATCGATGCCCTAGCCTCAAGAAGTATTCACAGGTTAAATACCACGGTTCAAATATCAGATACCGGAATTAGTCCGGGCTCAGGAGTGGGAAATAACCGTAAGGCCCTTAATGAAGAAAGTCTTGGGGTCAAGGTAATTGCCATAGGTGTTCCTACCGTAGTAGATGCTGCCACTATTGTAGCTGATACCTTAACAAAATATATGGAATCCACAGGATTTGGTGAAGAAGATATCTTTCAATTTATTTCAGAAGTTAACGGCAGTCAGATGTATAATATGTTTGTTACACCAAAAAATATTGATGAAGCAGTAAAAGAAATTAGTTATACCTTATCAGAAGCTCTTAACTCCTGTTTTTCCCAACCCATAATCACTTAGGTACTAAAAACAAGTCAATTGAATATAATGAATTAGGCTTGTTGTTTTAGTATCCCTATGGTTTGGAGGCAGTGATGAAAAAATTCCGATTTAAGGACAGAAGAAGGCGTTATCAAATAATACCTGCAATTGCCATTATAATATCCATATTTTTTTTGATATACGCCTTTACCCTGTCATTTTCTAAGGAAATTGGCCAAGCTAAAGTAAAAATGAAAAGATCCATTATATCCGGAATATACTCCAATATAATGGATTCAGGATCTGCACTGGTAGCTTATCAAAGTGCAGATAAAAAACATTCGTATCCCTTCCCCCTAAATTTAGCTTCCAATTTTTATAATCTACATCAATATGTATCAGCCAGTATATCTTTACCTAAGAAGTACGACACTTTAATTACAAAAGAAGAGGTTCATAAGCAAGTAGATATAACACATATTAATAATGGGAACTTGACCAAGGAATATATTTTAACTAATGGGGCTATCTTAGACAAGAAAGAATATCAAGAATATTTAGAAACAGAAGTAGACTCTTTTGAAAACACTCAGGAGCTACCGGTAGTAATTATGGAAGGGGCTATAGATCAAAATCAGTTTTATATAGGAAAAAATCAAAATGCAATTGAAACCATGAGAACATTTAACGGAACCCCCTTTACTTTAGAGCAACTTAAGGATTTCAATTTCTTAATCAGTCATTTTTATATAATAGATCCTTCTACAAAGGTTACTGATAATTTATTTAATTCTGAACAACTACTTAAAAAGGATATGACAATAAAAACTACTAACGATAAGCCTCAGATTCTAATCTATCATACTCACTCCCAGGAGGCATTTTTAGATAGCAGGGAAGGAATTGAAGAAGATACTGTTGTGGGTATAGGGGATTTGTTAGCTGAAATATTAGAGGAAAAGTATGGATACAATGTAATCCATGATCGTAGTGTATATGATTTGGTTGATGGAAAATTAGATAGAAACCAGGCCTATAATTATGCCAGGAAATCTATAAAAAAGATATTAGATAAACACCCCAGTATTGAGGTTGTTATTGACTTACATAGGGACGGAGCCAAAAAACGTTCCACTTACATAAAGGGAGAAGAAACAGCTCAGATTATGTTATTAAATGGTTTAAGCAGGAATCAAAATGGTCCTATTAGTAGGCTTGATAATCCATATCTTCAGGATAATTTAGCATTTAGCCTGCAACTACAATTAAAATCTTTAGAGTTATATCCGGGCTTATTATATAAAAACTACTTACAGGCATATAGATATAATCTAGATCTTAGACCTAAGAGTATCTTAATGGAATTAGGAACCCACAAAAACTCCCTAAAATCTGCAAAAAATGCTATAGAACCTTTTGCAGATATATTAAATGCTGTACTAAAAGGGGAATAAAAGAAATCTAATTATCTTGTAACACAATTTCTCATATGTTATAATGTACGCGATAAAGAAGAGTACCAAGATTTGTTTTTTCACTAGCTTTTCTGGATAAATAGATTTTTCATCACATTTTGTGAGATTATTATACACAGGAGGATTGACATGGGCTTAGACCAGAGTAAAATAAGAAACTTTTGTATTATAGCACATATTGACCATGGTAAATCTACATTAGCAGATAGAATAATAGAAAAAACGGGATTACTAACTAGCAGAGAGATGCAGTCTCAGGTTTTGGACAATATGGACTTAGAAAGAGAAAGAGGCATTACAATTAAGGCACAGACCGTTAGGACAGTATATCAATCAAAATCCGGTGAAGAGTATATCTTTAACCTGATTGATACCCCGGGACATGTTGACTTTAATTATGAGGTCTCAAGAAGCTTGGCAGCTTGTGAAGGGGCAATCTTGGTGGTGGATGCCGCCCAGGGAATTGAAGCCCAGACCCTTGCCAATGTTTACCTTGCTCTTGATCATGATTTGGAGATTATGCCTGTAATTAATAAAATTGACCTTCCCAGTGCTGATCCGCAAAGAGTAATTTCTGAAATTGAAGATATCATTGGCCTAGAAGCCAGTGATGCACCATTAATTTCAGCAAAACAAGGACTTAATATAGATGAAGTCTTAGAGCAGATTGTTAAAAAAATTCCTGCCCCTAAAGGGGATGTAAAAGCACCCTTAAAGGCATTGATTTTTGATTCGCTTTACGATCCTTATAAAGGGGTTATTATATTTTGCAGGATAATGGAAGGTACCGTAAGAAAGGGAACCGAAATTAAAATGATGGCAACCGGTGCATGTTCAGAGGTGGTTGAGCTGGGGACTTTTGGAGCCGGACAATTTATACCTTGTGAGGAACTGACTGCCGGAATGGTAGGATATATAACTGCCAGCTTGAAGAATGTTAAGGATACCAGAGTAGGAGATACCGTAACCGATGCAAAAAGACCTTGTGATGAGCCGCTTCCCGGCTATAAAAAAGTTTTGCCTATGGTATACTGTGGTATGTATCCTTCAGATGGGGCTAAATATCCGGATCTTAGGGATGCTCTTGAAAAACTTCAGCTAAACGATGCCTCCTTACAATTTGAGCCGGAAACTTCAGTAGCCTTAGGTTTTGGCTTTAGATGTGGATTTTTAGGACTGCTCCATCTTGAGATTATTCAGGAAAGATTGGAGAGGGAATATAATCTAGATATTGTTACCACAGCACCTAGTGTAATCTATAAGGCCTATTTAACCGACGGACAAGTTATAGATATAACAAATCCCACCAATATGCCGGATCCGACCCTAATTGATTATATGGAGGAGCCCTTTGTAAACGCAGAGATTATGGTTACCAAGGAATTTGTCGGTCAAATTATGTCCTTATGTCAGGAGAGACGGGGCATTTACTTGGGAATGGAATATATAGAGGAAAATAGGGCCCTATTAAAATATGAGCTTCCTCTAAATGAAATTATCTATGATTTTTTTGATGCCTTAAAATCTAGATCAAGGGGTTATGCTTCCTTTGACTATGAATTAAAGGGTTATGTTAGGTCTGAACTGGTAAAACTGGATATTTTAATTAATAGAGAAGAAGTGGATGCCCTATCATTTATCGTTCATGCCGACAGTGCCTATGAAAGAGGCAGAAAAATGTGTGAAAAGTTAAAAGAAGAAATTCCCCGCCATTTATTTGAAATACCTATTCAAGCAGCCATTGGCAGTAAAATTATTGCAAGAGAAACTGTCAAAGCAGTACGTAAGGATGTACTGGCAAAATGTTACGGCGGTGATATAAGCAGAAAGAAAAAGCTTCTAGAAAAGCAGAAGGAAGGTAAAAAGAGGATGCGCCAGATTGGAAGTGTAGAAATTCCTCAAAAAGCCTTTATGAGCGTATTGAAGCTAGATGATAATTAGGCATATACCTAATTAAGGAGCTGAAAGAATGGACAAGAAAAAAAGAATAGATAGGGGAACATGGAAAAAGGAACTAAGACTTTATGTCCATGTTCCTTTTTGTGTAAGAAAATGTTACTATTGTGACTTTTTATCAGGGCCTTCCAATCAAGAAGGTATTGATACTTATTTTGAAGCCTTATATAAGGAAATTAATAGTTATAAAAATAGAGGGGATGATTATCGTATTAGTTCGGTATTTATCGGAGGAGGAACCCCTTCTTGTGTAGATTCAGGAAAAATTGTTCGAACCCTAGAGGAATTAAAAAATGTATTTGAATTTAAAAAAGAAGCAGAGATTACCATAGAAGTCAATCCCGGTACCGTGGAAATGGATTCTATAGCCGATAATAAGCTGCTTAATTATAAAAAGGCCGGAATAAACCGCTTAAGCTTTGGGCTTCAGTCAACCATAGACAGCGAACTTAAGCTTCTTGGAAGAATTCATACTTATGCTCAGTTTGAAGATAATTATAAACTGGCAAGGAATTTGGGCTTTAATAATATTAATATTGATTTAATGTCTGCCCTGCCGGGACAAAATATAAAGACTTGGGAAGAGGGGCTTGTAAAGATATGCAAACTAGAACCGGAACATATATCTGCCTATAGTTTGATTATTGAAGAAGGAACCCCTTTTTATGAAATGTATGGACCGGAGGGAAGGATGAAGGATAAATTGCCTTCAGAGGAAGAGGAAGGAGAAATCTACAATCTGACAAGGGAGATTCTATTATCAGCAGGTTACCAAAGATATGAGATATCCAATTATGCAAAACAAGGATATGAATGTAGCCATAATCTAGCTTATTGGGAAGTAGATAATTATCTGGGTCTTGGTCTAGGGGCGGCTTCTCTTATAAATAATCAGAGATTTCATAATACCTATAAGTTGGAGGAATACCTTGATTTAATATTAAATAATAATACTAAGCTTAATTCATTAGATAGTACTAATACCAACTTAGAATATGATCCCTTTAATATTCGAAAGGATATTGAAGTTTTATCAAAAAATCAACAGATGGAAGAGTTTATGTTCCTTGGCCTTAGAAAAACCAAAGGAATAAGTAAAGAAACCTTTTATAATAAATTTGGTCTATCAATATATGAGATATATGGTAATGTCCTTAATAAACTTGAGAAACAGGGCCTGATAACTACAGATGATAAAAGAATTTGGCTTACTGATTATGGTATAGATATCAGTAATAGGGTATTGGCAGATTTTTTATTGGACTAAGCTTTATGTAAATTAATCCTTGACAAATAGAAATGATAGTGATATTTTATTACTAGATGTTAGCACTCAAATCTAGTGAGTGCTAATTAAATAGTTTCAAAAGATTAATTAAAATATTTTTTATTATTGGATTAGGTGATTGAATGCACGGGCTGGATGAAAGAAAATTAAAAATTTTGCAAGCCATAATACAAAATTATCTGGATACAGGTGAGCCTGTGGGATCCAGAACCATTTCTAAGTTAACGGATCTTAACTTAAGCTCGGCTACAATCCGTAATGAGATGTCGGATTTGGAGGATATGGGCTATATATTCCAGCCCCATACTTCTGCCGGTAGAATTCCTACGGATAAGGGTTACCGCCTTTATGTGGATATGCTTCTTATGGAAAAAAATACAGAGCTTGAAAATATGAAAGGTATTCTTATAGAGAAGGCAGATCGTTTAGAAAGTCTGCTCCAGCAAGTGGCTAGACTTCTGGCAGTGAATACAAATTATACCACTATGGTAACCACACCCCAATACAAAAAAAAGGTTAAATTTATACAGTTGACTGAAATTGATGAAGATCAGTTACTGGCTGTTTTAGTATTTGAAGGTAATATAGTAAAGAACAAAATATTAAAAACATCAGTAAGCTTAACTAAGGAAACAATTTTAAAGTTAAATATTGTACTTAATACCTTTCTCCAAGGACTGGACCTTTCAGCTATTAATCTTCCTATTATTACTAAGATGAAGGAACAAGCTGGGGAATATAGAGAATTAGTAAATGATATTTTAGAGGCCATAATGCAGGCTGTCACCGAAGATGATGACTTTGAGATTTATACATCAGGAACCACTAATATACTTAGGTATCCGGAATTAAGTGACGCCAATAAAGCCTCTGAACTTTTATATACTTTAGAAGAAAAAGAAATGCTATCAGAACTAATTCACCATCGAATGGAGAATGATAAAAACAGGGGAATACAAGTCTACATAGGTGAAGAGACCCCTATAGAATCCATGAAGGACTGCGCTGTTGTAACAGCCACATATGAAATAGATGAAGGTGTATATGGTAAAGTTGGTATCATCGGTCCTAAGAGAATGGATTATGAAAAGGTTGTCACTACTTTGCAGACTTTAATGGCTCAGCTGGATGATATATTTAAGAATAAAACGTAATTTGAAAGGTGGTTATGACTAGTGGAGGAAAAGGATAAAACTATAGAAGTAATGAAGGCGGCCATGGAAAAAGAAAAGAAGGCTAAAGAGGCAGACAAATCTGCTGATGAAAAGATAGAAGAAAAAGATGACCATAGCTTGTCAGAGGAGAATACAACTTTGGAGGATAATGAGATGACAAAGAATCATCAGGAAGATGAGACAAAGGATGAGGTAACTACCGAAGAAGATATACAGACAGATTCAAAGGACAGTGAAAAAAAGTCCGATGAAAAACCTTCAAAATCCGGTAAATCATTGTTTAAAGGCTCTAAGAACAAAGAATTAGAAGCAAAAGAACAAAAAATACAAGAGCTTTCAGACAGACTTATGAGAACCATGGCTGAATTTGATAATTACAGGAAACGTTCAGAAAAAGAAAAGTCACAAATGTTTGATTTGGGTGTAAAACATGTTATAGAAAAAATGCTCCCTATAATTGATAATTTCGAACGGGGACTAGGTTCAGTTGATGAGGCTAATAAGGATAATCCAATAGTTCAAGGCTTTAATATGATCTATAAGCAGTTAATGACTACTATGGATGAACTGGGTGTTAAACCTATAGAAGCCCTAGGTAAAGAATTTGACCCTAATTTCCATAATGCAGTTATGCATGGTGAAGATGAAAACCTTGGTGAGAATATAGTAGCTGAGGAATTCCAAAAAGGATATATGTATAACGATATAGTCGTTAGACATAGTATGGTAAGAGTAGTTAACTAATTATATTATTTAAGTTTAATAGGAATTTTATTTCTAAATCATATAGGAGGAATCAAAATGGGAAAAATAATTGGTATTGACCTTGGTACCACAAACTCATGTGTTGCCGTAATGGAAGGTGGTAAACCTGTCATTATTGCTAACGCAGAAGGTGCCAGAACCACACCGTCCGTTGTGGCATTTACAAAAAACGGTGAGCGATTAATCGGTGAACCTGCAAAGCGTCAGGCAGTTACGAATGCAGATAAAACT
This genomic interval from Herbinix luporum contains the following:
- the lepA gene encoding translation elongation factor 4 gives rise to the protein MGLDQSKIRNFCIIAHIDHGKSTLADRIIEKTGLLTSREMQSQVLDNMDLERERGITIKAQTVRTVYQSKSGEEYIFNLIDTPGHVDFNYEVSRSLAACEGAILVVDAAQGIEAQTLANVYLALDHDLEIMPVINKIDLPSADPQRVISEIEDIIGLEASDAPLISAKQGLNIDEVLEQIVKKIPAPKGDVKAPLKALIFDSLYDPYKGVIIFCRIMEGTVRKGTEIKMMATGACSEVVELGTFGAGQFIPCEELTAGMVGYITASLKNVKDTRVGDTVTDAKRPCDEPLPGYKKVLPMVYCGMYPSDGAKYPDLRDALEKLQLNDASLQFEPETSVALGFGFRCGFLGLLHLEIIQERLEREYNLDIVTTAPSVIYKAYLTDGQVIDITNPTNMPDPTLIDYMEEPFVNAEIMVTKEFVGQIMSLCQERRGIYLGMEYIEENRALLKYELPLNEIIYDFFDALKSRSRGYASFDYELKGYVRSELVKLDILINREEVDALSFIVHADSAYERGRKMCEKLKEEIPRHLFEIPIQAAIGSKIIARETVKAVRKDVLAKCYGGDISRKKKLLEKQKEGKKRMRQIGSVEIPQKAFMSVLKLDDN
- the gpr gene encoding GPR endopeptidase, with protein sequence MEHKIRTDLALEVRESFPEDDVEIKGVILTEEIDEKNNIRITTVEIKDDKGAKAMQKPIGTYITIEAPELNNASDDYHKPVSELIAKYLRKLTGDLSHDEVLVVGLGNREVTPDALGPQVVDNLFVTRHLIREYGDEFKVRNNLGSVSAISPGVMAQTGMETMEIIKGIIKETKPRLIIVIDALASRSIHRLNTTVQISDTGISPGSGVGNNRKALNEESLGVKVIAIGVPTVVDAATIVADTLTKYMESTGFGEEDIFQFISEVNGSQMYNMFVTPKNIDEAVKEISYTLSEALNSCFSQPIIT
- the rpsT gene encoding 30S ribosomal protein S20, which translates into the protein MANIKSAKKRILVNAKRAERNKAIRSKVKTMIKKVETAIAANDKELAKANLSLAISEIEKACSKGVIHRNTASRKVSRLTKKVNSLA
- the grpE gene encoding nucleotide exchange factor GrpE produces the protein MEKEKKAKEADKSADEKIEEKDDHSLSEENTTLEDNEMTKNHQEDETKDEVTTEEDIQTDSKDSEKKSDEKPSKSGKSLFKGSKNKELEAKEQKIQELSDRLMRTMAEFDNYRKRSEKEKSQMFDLGVKHVIEKMLPIIDNFERGLGSVDEANKDNPIVQGFNMIYKQLMTTMDELGVKPIEALGKEFDPNFHNAVMHGEDENLGENIVAEEFQKGYMYNDIVVRHSMVRVVN
- the hrcA gene encoding heat-inducible transcriptional repressor HrcA, which gives rise to MHGLDERKLKILQAIIQNYLDTGEPVGSRTISKLTDLNLSSATIRNEMSDLEDMGYIFQPHTSAGRIPTDKGYRLYVDMLLMEKNTELENMKGILIEKADRLESLLQQVARLLAVNTNYTTMVTTPQYKKKVKFIQLTEIDEDQLLAVLVFEGNIVKNKILKTSVSLTKETILKLNIVLNTFLQGLDLSAINLPIITKMKEQAGEYRELVNDILEAIMQAVTEDDDFEIYTSGTTNILRYPELSDANKASELLYTLEEKEMLSELIHHRMENDKNRGIQVYIGEETPIESMKDCAVVTATYEIDEGVYGKVGIIGPKRMDYEKVVTTLQTLMAQLDDIFKNKT
- the spoIIP gene encoding stage II sporulation protein P translates to MKKFRFKDRRRRYQIIPAIAIIISIFFLIYAFTLSFSKEIGQAKVKMKRSIISGIYSNIMDSGSALVAYQSADKKHSYPFPLNLASNFYNLHQYVSASISLPKKYDTLITKEEVHKQVDITHINNGNLTKEYILTNGAILDKKEYQEYLETEVDSFENTQELPVVIMEGAIDQNQFYIGKNQNAIETMRTFNGTPFTLEQLKDFNFLISHFYIIDPSTKVTDNLFNSEQLLKKDMTIKTTNDKPQILIYHTHSQEAFLDSREGIEEDTVVGIGDLLAEILEEKYGYNVIHDRSVYDLVDGKLDRNQAYNYARKSIKKILDKHPSIEVVIDLHRDGAKKRSTYIKGEETAQIMLLNGLSRNQNGPISRLDNPYLQDNLAFSLQLQLKSLELYPGLLYKNYLQAYRYNLDLRPKSILMELGTHKNSLKSAKNAIEPFADILNAVLKGE
- the hemW gene encoding radical SAM family heme chaperone HemW; the encoded protein is MDKKKRIDRGTWKKELRLYVHVPFCVRKCYYCDFLSGPSNQEGIDTYFEALYKEINSYKNRGDDYRISSVFIGGGTPSCVDSGKIVRTLEELKNVFEFKKEAEITIEVNPGTVEMDSIADNKLLNYKKAGINRLSFGLQSTIDSELKLLGRIHTYAQFEDNYKLARNLGFNNINIDLMSALPGQNIKTWEEGLVKICKLEPEHISAYSLIIEEGTPFYEMYGPEGRMKDKLPSEEEEGEIYNLTREILLSAGYQRYEISNYAKQGYECSHNLAYWEVDNYLGLGLGAASLINNQRFHNTYKLEEYLDLILNNNTKLNSLDSTNTNLEYDPFNIRKDIEVLSKNQQMEEFMFLGLRKTKGISKETFYNKFGLSIYEIYGNVLNKLEKQGLITTDDKRIWLTDYGIDISNRVLADFLLD